A single region of the Lycium barbarum isolate Lr01 chromosome 2, ASM1917538v2, whole genome shotgun sequence genome encodes:
- the LOC132626138 gene encoding PLASMODESMATA CALLOSE-BINDING PROTEIN 4-like has translation MAAVMLSLVFFLAITGHSSASYCICKDGVDEKILQENIDYACGSGADCTPIHEKGACYNPDTIKDHCNYAVNSYYQRKGASGASCDFSGSATLTSTAPASTGSGCVYQSTSGGGSTTPTTGGTGTGTGTSTSTGTGTGTGTGTGTTTTVPGTNAVFGLGPTGSGMTDNTGIGTGTIHQSSVFFTMTFLFISLVCLRV, from the exons ATGGCTGCTGTTATGTTATCTTTGGTATTTTTCTTGGCTATCACTGGTCACTCAA GTGCTAGTTACTGTATTTGCAAAGATGGAGTAGATGAAAAGATTCTTCAAGAGAACATAGATTATGCTTGTGGATCTGGAGCTGATTGCACACCTATCCATGAAAAAGGTGCTTGTTACAATCCTGACACTATTAAAGATCACTGCAACTATGCTGTAAATAGTTATTATCAGAGAAAGGGTGCATCTGGTGCTAGCTGTGACTTTAGTGGAAGTGCAACTTTAACTTCAACTGCACCAGCTT CTACTGGTTCTGGATGTGTATATCAGTCCACTTCTGG TGGTGGAAGCACAACTCCAACAACAGGAGGCACAGGCACGGGCACTGGAACCAGCACCAGCACGGGCACTGGAACCGGCACGGGAACTGGAACCGGCACAACCACAACAGTACCAGGGACTAATGCAGTATTCGGACTTGGACCGACAGGAAGTGGCATGACTGATAACACGGGGATAGGGACGGGGACTATACATCAGAGCAGTGTGTTTTTCACCATGACCTTTTTGTTTATAAGCTTGGTATGCTTAAGGGTCTAA